The proteins below come from a single Kitasatospora sp. NBC_00315 genomic window:
- a CDS encoding dienelactone hydrolase family protein, with the protein MAHIVLFHSAYGLRPAVHEAADRLRSAGHRVHVPDLYDGRTFDTVEDGMAYKDELTTDELLRRAVTAVAPLLTSANGTTAPPDGLVYAGLSLGGALAQNLALADERAKGLLLLHGTSDIREDAATTVPVQLHVAEPDPFESEDWLNAWYLQMRKAGADVEVHRYRGAGHLFTDPELPDYDAEAAEQTWAGALAFLAELDG; encoded by the coding sequence GTGGCCCACATCGTCCTTTTCCACTCCGCCTACGGCCTGCGCCCGGCCGTCCACGAGGCAGCCGACCGGCTGCGCTCCGCCGGGCACCGGGTGCACGTCCCCGACCTGTACGACGGCCGCACCTTCGACACCGTCGAGGACGGCATGGCGTACAAGGACGAGCTCACCACCGACGAACTCCTGCGCCGCGCCGTCACCGCCGTGGCGCCGCTGCTCACCTCGGCCAACGGCACGACCGCGCCGCCGGACGGTCTGGTCTACGCCGGCCTCTCGCTCGGCGGCGCGCTCGCCCAGAACCTCGCCCTCGCCGACGAGCGGGCCAAGGGCCTGCTGCTCCTGCACGGGACCTCGGACATCCGCGAGGACGCGGCCACCACGGTCCCGGTCCAGCTGCACGTCGCCGAACCCGACCCGTTCGAGTCCGAGGACTGGCTGAACGCCTGGTACCTGCAGATGCGCAAGGCCGGCGCCGACGTCGAGGTCCACCGCTACCGGGGCGCCGGCCACCTCTTCACCGACCCCGAACTCCCGGACTACGACGCCGAGGCCGCCGAGCAGACCTGGGCCGGCGCGCTCGCCTTCCTGGCCGAACTGGACGGCTGA
- a CDS encoding sensor histidine kinase, with protein sequence MKLSTRIALSVTVVVPLLVLGAGALLLGLVGRDLHAQQDTQLADRAAAIAPDIRALLTADHGGRPKAEQNQSRKVLGDTLDSGVRVTATDGTVVLTGGPQPTDPARTARTTGGPATVRERGRAWRVLTVAVDGNAPGTLQLFAPAVADGPQLTAVRRRVLLVALLAAPVSGLLALGLAHRATGSLRRLSRRAAELDPRAGAAAFAPEPSRIAEVDELTTAIALLLSRYDEQAGRTAQALDSARSFSSAASHELRTPLMSMRTDLDVLAAHPDLPAEERAEVVRDLREDHARLQELLTALRTLAQGDLVEVSAFGPLDLAELVDAAAGEARRRHPEATVTSGGLTELRVFGWEGGLRILLANLLTNAVVHGHRPGEPATIAVGLRAESGVAVLTVDDAGPGIPAPERQAIFHRFHRRPDSPGSGLGLTLVAQQAALHRGSVTAGAAPGGAGTRFEVRLPLLRTDAPTVELPVRRDWISGHS encoded by the coding sequence GTGAAACTCTCCACCCGGATAGCCCTGTCCGTCACCGTCGTCGTGCCGCTGCTGGTGCTGGGCGCGGGCGCGCTGCTGCTCGGCCTGGTCGGCCGGGATCTGCACGCCCAGCAGGACACCCAACTGGCCGACCGGGCGGCGGCGATCGCCCCGGACATCCGGGCGCTGCTGACCGCGGACCACGGCGGACGGCCCAAGGCCGAGCAGAACCAGAGCCGCAAGGTGCTCGGCGACACCCTCGACTCGGGTGTCCGGGTGACGGCCACCGACGGCACGGTCGTACTGACGGGCGGCCCCCAGCCCACCGACCCGGCCCGGACGGCCCGCACGACCGGTGGCCCGGCGACCGTCCGCGAGCGGGGCCGGGCCTGGCGGGTGCTGACCGTGGCGGTGGACGGCAACGCGCCCGGCACCCTCCAGCTGTTCGCCCCGGCGGTGGCCGACGGCCCCCAACTCACCGCCGTACGGCGCCGGGTGCTGCTGGTGGCCCTGCTCGCCGCACCCGTCTCGGGACTCTTGGCCCTCGGGCTGGCACACCGGGCCACCGGATCACTGCGCCGACTCAGCAGGCGGGCCGCCGAGTTGGACCCGCGTGCCGGGGCCGCCGCCTTCGCCCCCGAACCCAGCAGGATCGCCGAGGTGGACGAACTCACCACGGCGATAGCCCTGTTGCTCTCGCGCTACGACGAACAGGCCGGACGGACGGCGCAGGCGCTGGACAGCGCCCGCTCCTTCTCCTCGGCCGCCTCGCACGAACTGCGCACCCCGCTGATGAGCATGCGGACCGATCTGGACGTCCTGGCCGCCCACCCCGACCTGCCCGCCGAGGAGCGGGCGGAGGTCGTCCGCGACCTCCGGGAGGATCACGCCCGGCTGCAGGAACTGCTCACCGCCCTGCGGACACTGGCCCAGGGCGATCTGGTGGAGGTGTCGGCGTTCGGCCCGCTCGACCTCGCCGAACTGGTGGACGCCGCCGCCGGGGAGGCCCGCCGCCGTCACCCCGAGGCGACGGTCACGAGTGGAGGGCTGACCGAGCTGCGGGTCTTCGGCTGGGAGGGCGGGCTGCGGATCCTGCTCGCCAACCTGCTCACCAACGCGGTGGTGCACGGGCACCGCCCCGGCGAGCCGGCCACGATCGCGGTCGGCCTGCGGGCGGAGAGCGGGGTGGCCGTCCTGACCGTGGACGACGCGGGGCCCGGCATCCCCGCACCGGAGCGCCAGGCGATCTTCCATCGCTTCCACCGCCGCCCGGACAGCCCGGGGTCGGGGCTCGGTCTGACCCTGGTCGCCCAGCAGGCCGCGCTGCACCGGGGCAGCGTCACGGCCGGAGCGGCGCCCGGCGGCGCGGGCACCCGCTTCGAGGTGCGGCTGCCGCTGCTGCGGACGGACGCACCGACCGTCGAGCTGCCCGTCCGCCGGGACTGGATCTCGGGACACTCCTGA
- a CDS encoding response regulator transcription factor, with amino-acid sequence MTTGRVLVVDDDAAIRRSLERGLRLSGFGVLLAEDGPSALAALARQAADVLVLDVSMPGMSGTEVCRAVRAGGDETPVLMLSALDELADRVAGLQAGADDYLVKPFALEELVLRLHALLRRRPAPPTERLRVGPLVIDPATRQVHRDDVEIRLTRREFELLEQFARNAGIVLTRDQLLDRVWGYDFDVRTDAVDTFVSYLRRKLEEGGRPRLIHTVRGVGFVLRLPAGEVGA; translated from the coding sequence ATGACCACGGGCCGGGTGCTCGTCGTGGACGACGATGCCGCCATCCGCCGGTCACTTGAGCGCGGGCTGCGGCTGAGCGGCTTCGGCGTGCTGCTCGCCGAGGACGGCCCGTCGGCACTGGCCGCGCTCGCCCGGCAGGCGGCGGACGTCCTGGTCCTGGACGTGTCGATGCCGGGGATGTCCGGTACCGAGGTCTGCCGGGCCGTCCGCGCCGGGGGCGACGAGACGCCCGTCCTGATGCTCTCGGCGCTGGACGAGCTCGCCGACCGCGTGGCCGGGCTGCAGGCCGGAGCGGACGACTACCTGGTGAAGCCGTTCGCCCTGGAGGAGCTGGTGCTGCGGCTGCACGCGCTGCTGCGCCGACGGCCCGCGCCGCCCACCGAACGGCTCCGGGTCGGCCCGCTGGTGATCGACCCGGCCACCCGTCAGGTGCACCGGGACGACGTCGAGATCCGTTTGACCCGGCGGGAGTTCGAGTTGCTGGAGCAGTTCGCCCGCAACGCCGGGATCGTCCTCACCAGGGACCAGCTGCTCGACCGGGTCTGGGGCTACGACTTCGACGTGCGCACCGACGCCGTCGACACCTTCGTCAGCTACCTGCGCCGCAAGCTGGAGGAGGGCGGACGGCCGCGGCTGATCCACACCGTCCGGGGCGTCGGCTTCGTGCTGCGGCTGCCCGCCGGGGAGGTCGGGGCGTGA
- a CDS encoding N-acetyltransferase family protein, with product MLIREADTEDWHAVWPFFRTIVRAGETFTCPTDLSEQDGRDWWLLSAPHRTVVAVDDAGTVLGTAKMNTNHLGNGSHIASAGYMVDPAYSGRGVGRALCAYTVEWARTAGFRAMQFNAVVETNVHAVKLYRSLGFEILGTLPEGFRHPSKGYVGLHIMHRTL from the coding sequence ATGCTGATCAGGGAAGCCGACACCGAGGACTGGCACGCCGTCTGGCCCTTCTTCCGGACGATCGTCAGAGCGGGTGAGACCTTCACCTGTCCGACGGATCTGAGCGAGCAGGACGGCCGCGACTGGTGGCTCCTGAGCGCCCCCCACCGAACGGTCGTCGCCGTCGACGACGCCGGTACGGTCCTGGGCACGGCGAAGATGAACACCAACCACCTGGGCAACGGCTCGCACATCGCGAGCGCTGGCTACATGGTCGATCCGGCGTACTCCGGGCGCGGCGTCGGACGGGCGCTCTGCGCGTACACGGTGGAGTGGGCCCGCACGGCGGGCTTCCGGGCGATGCAGTTCAACGCCGTCGTGGAGACGAACGTCCATGCGGTGAAGCTGTACCGCTCTCTCGGCTTCGAGATCCTGGGCACCCTGCCGGAGGGCTTCCGCCACCCGTCGAAGGGCTACGTCGGCCTCCACATCATGCACCGCACCCTCTGA